A window from Triticum aestivum cultivar Chinese Spring chromosome 6D, IWGSC CS RefSeq v2.1, whole genome shotgun sequence encodes these proteins:
- the LOC123146016 gene encoding proliferating cell nuclear antigen encodes MLELRLVQGSLLKKVLEAIKELVTDANFDCSGTGFSLQAMDSSHVALVALLLRSEGFEHYRCDRNLSMGMNLGNMAKMLRCAGNDDIITIKADDGSDTVTFMFESPNQDKIADFEMKLMDIDSEHLGIPDSEYQAIVRMPSSEFSRICKDLSSIGDTVIISVTKEGVKFSTAGDIGTANIVCRQNTTVDKPEQSTIIEMQEPVSLTFALRYMNSFTKASPLSDQVTISLSSELPVVVEYKIGEMGYIRFYLAPKIEEDEEMKA; translated from the exons ATGCTGGAGCTGCGGCTGGTGCAGGGGAGCCTGCTGAAGAAGGTGCTGGAGGCGATCAAGGAGCTGGTGACGGACGCCAACTTCGACTGCTCCGGGACCGGCTTCTCGCTGCAGGCCATGGACTCCTCCCACGTCGCGCTCGTCGCCCTCCTCCTCCGCTCCGAGGGCTTCGAGCACTACCGCTGCGACCGCAACCTCTCCATGGGCATGAACCTCGGCAACATGGCCAAGATGCTCCGCTGCGCCGGCAACGACGACATCATCACCATCAAGGCCGACGACGGCTCCGACACCGTCACCTTCATGTTCGAGTCGCCCA ATCAGGATAAGATCGCGGACTTCGAGATGAAGCTCATGGACATCGACAGCGAGCACCTCGGGATCCCCGACTCCGAGTACCAGGCCATCGTCCGCATGCCGTCCTCTGAGTTCTCCAGGATCTGCAAGGATCTCAGCAGCATCGGCGACACTG TTATTATCTCTGTCACCAAGGAAGGTGTCAAGTTCTCCACTGCTGGAGACATTGGAACTGCAAACATCGTCTGCAGGCAGAACACTACTGTTGACAAG CCTGAGCAATCAACCATCATAGAGATGCAAGAGCCGGTGTCACTCACCTTTGCTCTGAGGTACATGAACTCCTTCACCAAGGCAAGCCCACTGTCGGACCAAGTCACCATCAGCCTCTCATCTGAGCTGCCGGTGGTTGTCGAGTACAAGATTGGAGAGATGGGATACATCAGGTTTTATCTGGCGCCCAAGATCGAAGAGGATGAGGAAATGAAGGCATGA
- the LOC123146018 gene encoding eukaryotic translation initiation factor 5A-5 gives MSDEEHHFESRADAGASKTYTQKAGTIRRNGYIVIDNRPCKVVEVSTSETGDYGSCHFVAIDIFTAEKFEYSVSSSDNCYVPHVYRTDYQLIDITDDGYVSLLTDNGNTKDDLKLPTDDALLCQIKDGFAEGKDLMVSVMSAMGEEQICGLKDIGPK, from the exons ATGTCGGACGAGGAACATCATTTCGAGTCGAGGGCCGACGCGGGTGCGTCGAAGACCTACACGCAGAAGGCCGGCACCATCCGGAGGAACGGGTACATCGTCATCGACAACCGCCCCTGCAAG GTTGTTGAGGTTTCAACATCTGAAACTGGAGATTATGGCAGCTGCCACTTTGTTGCCATTGACATCTTCACCGCCGAGAAATTTGAATATAGTGTGTCGTCTTCTGACAACTGTTAT GTTCCTCATGTGTATCGCACTGATTACCAGCTCATTGATATAACTGATGATGGATAT GTGAGTCTGCTGACTGACAATGGTAACACCAAAGATGACCTCAAGCTCCCAACTGATGATGCCCTTCTTTGCCAG ATCAAGGATGGCTTTGCCGAAGGGAAGGACCTAATGGTGTCAGTCATGTCCGCCATGGGAGAAGAGCAGATATGTGGTCTCAAGGACATCGGCCCGAAGTAA
- the LOC123146019 gene encoding transcription factor SPATULA isoform X1: MMDQEHLDFIMRHHHHQDGMGFVPADRGDSEEALGSSESEPAGRPRGKRARAAEVHNLSEKRRRCKINEKMKALQSLVPNSSKTDKASMLDDAIEYLKHLQLQVQMLSMRNGMYRPSVNLPGAPDQLPTSQMCAALNRVDASSNHPSSMLPMNHFLGAMSGTRHLYGPPNQDRPRHEPLVLSSVPCTTTREPPFLLGPSQGSPLRSLQLTLPAEMIFQEEAMLKHRLSSTQETTSVPGHEMKQETPAARAGHFDACSIWKNQSQDMTPNNPESVLFAPHLRRFGNGNADSGLRAESK; encoded by the exons ATGATGGACCAGGAGCACCTGGACTTCATcatgcgccaccaccaccaccaggacgGCATGGGGTTTGTTCCCGCGGACCGCGGCGACAGCGAG GAGGCGCTGGGgtcgtcggagtcggagccggcgGGGAGGCCGCGCGGCAAGAGGGCCCGCGCCGCCGAGGTGCACAACCTCTCCGAGAAGAGGCGGCGGTGCAAGATCAACGAGAAGATGAAGGCGCTCCAGAGCCTCGTGCCCAACTCCAGCAAG acGGACAAGGCCTCCATGCTGGACGACGCCATCGAGTACCTCAAGCACCTCCAGCTCCAAGTGCAG ATGCTGTCCATGAGGAATGGCATGTATCGCCCCTCGGTGAACTTACCAGGAGCACCTGACCAACTGCCAACATCGCAAATGTGCGCCGCACTTAACCGCGTCGACGCATCATCAAACCATCCATCATCCATGCTGCCTATGAATCATTTTTTAGGAGCAATGTCAGGGACTCGACATTTGTATGGTCCTCCGAATCAGGACCGACCGCGTCACGAACCTCTTGTGTTATCAAGTGTTCCGTGCACGACCACTCGAGAGCCTCCGTTCCTTCTCGGGCCATCGCAGGGGTCCCCCCTTCGATCCCTTCAGTTGACCTTACCGGCCGAG ATGATCTTTCAAGAGGAGGCAATGCTAAAGCATCGGCTAAGTTCAACTCAAGAGACCACCTCTGTGCCAG GACATGAGATGAAGCAGGAAACACCTGCAGCGAGGGCTGGTCATTTCGATGCATGTTCAATCTGGAAAAATCAATCACAAGACATGACGCCAAACAATCCGGAAAGCGTTCTGTTTGCGCCTCACTTGCGTAG ATTTGGAAACGGTAATGCTGACTCGGGTCTGAGGGCGGAATCGAAGTAA
- the LOC123146019 gene encoding transcription factor SPATULA isoform X2: protein MMDQEHLDFIMRHHHHQDGMGFVPADRGDSEEALGSSESEPAGRPRGKRARAAEVHNLSEKRRRCKINEKMKALQSLVPNSSKTDKASMLDDAIEYLKHLQLQVQMLSMRNGMYRPSVNLPGAPDQLPTSQMCAALNRVDASSNHPSSMLPMNHFLGAMSGTRHLYGPPNQDRPRHEPLVLSSVPCTTTREPPFLLGPSQGSPLRSLQLTLPAEMIFQEEAMLKHRLSSTQETTSVPGHEMKQETPAARAGHFDACSIWKNQSQDMTPNNPESVLFAPHLHLETVMLTRV, encoded by the exons ATGATGGACCAGGAGCACCTGGACTTCATcatgcgccaccaccaccaccaggacgGCATGGGGTTTGTTCCCGCGGACCGCGGCGACAGCGAG GAGGCGCTGGGgtcgtcggagtcggagccggcgGGGAGGCCGCGCGGCAAGAGGGCCCGCGCCGCCGAGGTGCACAACCTCTCCGAGAAGAGGCGGCGGTGCAAGATCAACGAGAAGATGAAGGCGCTCCAGAGCCTCGTGCCCAACTCCAGCAAG acGGACAAGGCCTCCATGCTGGACGACGCCATCGAGTACCTCAAGCACCTCCAGCTCCAAGTGCAG ATGCTGTCCATGAGGAATGGCATGTATCGCCCCTCGGTGAACTTACCAGGAGCACCTGACCAACTGCCAACATCGCAAATGTGCGCCGCACTTAACCGCGTCGACGCATCATCAAACCATCCATCATCCATGCTGCCTATGAATCATTTTTTAGGAGCAATGTCAGGGACTCGACATTTGTATGGTCCTCCGAATCAGGACCGACCGCGTCACGAACCTCTTGTGTTATCAAGTGTTCCGTGCACGACCACTCGAGAGCCTCCGTTCCTTCTCGGGCCATCGCAGGGGTCCCCCCTTCGATCCCTTCAGTTGACCTTACCGGCCGAG ATGATCTTTCAAGAGGAGGCAATGCTAAAGCATCGGCTAAGTTCAACTCAAGAGACCACCTCTGTGCCAG GACATGAGATGAAGCAGGAAACACCTGCAGCGAGGGCTGGTCATTTCGATGCATGTTCAATCTGGAAAAATCAATCACAAGACATGACGCCAAACAATCCGGAAAGCGTTCTGTTTGCGCCTCACTTGC ATTTGGAAACGGTAATGCTGACTCGGGTCTGA